Proteins encoded in a region of the Prunus persica cultivar Lovell chromosome G4, Prunus_persica_NCBIv2, whole genome shotgun sequence genome:
- the LOC18781017 gene encoding protein MOS2, with the protein MKLSFSLPPKSSSKSNPKRKPSTTATTFDDGNGNPNDAASKHFVNEFDASKTLSTDPKTRVIAPIPNEWRPHKKMKNLELPITEPGGQELKFEVETLSVTDDPDAKISYGLNVRQKLDAESENRDGGDERPRLRGVEDTLLQKFKDDLERLSDHRGLEEFDEMPVEGYGEALLSGYGWYPGRGIGKNAKEDTKVVEYTRSTDRHGLGFHMNPKEKEKKQEKERKKDGDLGKEVRIVSGRAYVGLRGRIVEKLGNGKLVLKLSSRGKEQEQEVVKVNVDQVAELGSKEEEKCLKRLKEAQRKVGSDSKPRREEQRGYSTWLARHIRVRVISKDLKGGKFYLKKGEVMDVVGPKTCDISMDGSRELVQGVSQDFLETALPRRGGSVLVLSGKHKGVFGNLVEKDSDRETGVVRDADTHELLNVSLEQIAEFTGDPSDLGY; encoded by the coding sequence ATGAAACTCTCCTTCTCTCTGCCACCCAAATCCTCTTCAAAATCAAACCCTAAACGCAAACCGTcaaccaccgccaccaccttCGACGATGGCAATGGCAACCCAAACGACGCCGCTTCGAAACACTTTGTCAACGAATTCGACGCCTCCAAAACCCTATCCACCGACCCCAAAACCCGCGTAATCGCTCCGATCCCGAACGAGTGGCGGCCCcacaagaagatgaagaatctCGAGCTTCCAATCACCGAGCCCGGAGGCCAAGAACTTAAGTTCGAGGTCGAGACGCTATCGGTCACCGACGACCCCGATGCGAAGATTTCGTACGGTCTCAATGTGCGGCAGAAATTGGATGCGGAATCGGAGAATCGGGACGGTGGTGATGAACGGCCGAGATTGAGAGGTGTGGAGGACACTCTGCTTCAGAAATTTAAAGACGACTTGGAGCGCTTGTCGGATCACAGGGGCTTGGAGGAGTTTGATGAGATGCCGGTAGAGGGTTACGGCGAGGCGTTGCTTTCTGGGTACGGGTGGTACCCGGGTAGAGGGATTGGAAAGAATGCTAAGGAAGATACGAAGGTTGTGGAGTATACAAGGAGTACTGATAGGCACGGGTTAGGGTTTCATATGAATCcgaaggagaaagagaaaaagcaagagaaagagagaaagaaagatggGGATTTGGGTAAGGAGGTGAGGATTGTTTCGGGTAGAGCCTATGTGGGTTTGAGGGGTAGGATTGTTGAGAAATTGGGCAATGGAAAACTGGTATTGAAGCTCTCGAGTAGGGGCAAAGAGCAAGAGCAAGAGGTAGTGAAAGTGAATGTGGATCAAGTTGCGGAATTGGGTtcgaaagaagaagagaagtgcTTGAAGAGATTGAAGGAGGCCCAAAGGAAAGTGGGTAGTGATAGTAAGCCAAGACGAGAAGAGCAGAGGGGCTATTCAACGTGGCTTGCCCGTCACATTCGAGTTAGGGTTATAAGCAAGGACTTGAAAGGTgggaaattttatttgaaaaaagggGAGGTGATGGATGTGGTTGGACCCAAAACTTGTGATATATCTATGGATGGGAGTAGGGAGCTTGTGCAGGGGGTGTCCCAGGATTTTCTTGAGACTGCGCTGCCAAGACGGGGCGGATCCGTTCTTGTGTTGTCTGGAAAGCACAAGGGGGTCTTTGGCAATCTTGTTGAGAAGGATTCAGACCGAGAAACTGGTGTTGTCAGAGATGCTGATACCCATGAATTGCTCAATGTGAGTCTTGAGCAGATTGCTGAGTTTACTGGGGATCCCAGCGACCTTGGATATTGA